In one window of Borrelia turcica IST7 DNA:
- a CDS encoding chromosome replication/partitioning protein, which translates to MELKRKKNISPVLNPKVLPVKQKTEEEKERALYNQCKNTLDNNTDTIVELALENPKMLYLIKVNQLYRLDGHKSFNAFLKQYPKLGKTQAYTYIKIIKAIEDGIIDENHVVQNGYRRTIAFINNARQNGNLEQIQNKKFLHFGFDTPDIYMTCKQNKDFVEFLLKRIISEQDLFNKFMNEFTSLKNNQKKS; encoded by the coding sequence ATGGAACTAAAAAGAAAAAAAAATATAAGTCCAGTACTAAATCCAAAAGTATTACCAGTTAAACAAAAAACCGAAGAAGAAAAAGAAAGAGCATTATATAATCAATGTAAAAATACTTTAGATAATAATACCGATACTATAGTAGAACTTGCATTAGAAAATCCTAAAATGTTGTATCTTATTAAAGTCAATCAATTATATCGACTTGACGGACATAAAAGTTTTAATGCTTTTTTAAAACAATATCCAAAATTAGGTAAAACTCAAGCATATACTTATATTAAAATTATAAAAGCTATAGAGGATGGAATTATCGATGAAAATCATGTAGTACAAAATGGATATAGACGAACAATAGCTTTTATAAATAATGCAAGACAAAATGGTAATTTAGAGCAAATACAAAACAAAAAATTTTTGCATTTTGGCTTTGATACTCCAGATATTTATATGACTTGCAAACAAAATAAAGATTTTGTTGAATTTTTATTAAAGAGAATTATAAGTGAACAAGATTTATTTAATAAATTTATGAATGAATTTACAAGTTTAAAAAATAATCAAAAAAAATCATAA
- a CDS encoding chromosome replication/partitioning protein has product MLNVRDIRIRLMEIMYDIKKRELYKYDNYKSFSAFLRYFSYNEATIYRYIRVYTQLLNGKIKIEDIHNNGIAFIFLVFSAYTCSLLNNFYKVYSI; this is encoded by the coding sequence GTGCTAAATGTAAGGGACATTAGAATAAGATTAATGGAAATAATGTATGACATTAAAAAAAGAGAGTTATATAAATATGACAATTATAAATCTTTTAGTGCTTTTTTAAGATATTTTTCATACAATGAAGCTACTATATATAGATATATAAGGGTATACACACAGTTGTTAAATGGAAAAATCAAAATAGAAGATATTCATAATAATGGAATTGCGTTTATTTTTTTAGTCTTTTCTGCTTATACTTGTTCACTGTTGAACAACTTTTATAAAGTGTATTCTATATAA
- a CDS encoding ParA family protein yields MNTKKAQVVTFGSIKGGVGKSILSIMFSYMLSNMNKKVLIIDLNPQNSVTRYFMDKVFSLKNINVFCLLKQMVCDNAEKHFEVNDFLSQIDNYTYLLPSHPDLLDFEGESIKFKEVLLKFCFKEYLIKENFDYVIIDTAPNSNFLLKNALSVTDNFVVPIEVERWSIEGFSEIGKRVNRIEEINRKKIDISIIKNRFIKNRNEVIQLDNLLEEKYKNLIKGKVHYTTLLQKVINKGLVPNKNENYYKEIKNALSNILNIPNVI; encoded by the coding sequence AAAAAGCACAAGTAGTAACATTTGGTAGTATTAAAGGTGGTGTTGGTAAAAGTATTTTATCCATTATGTTTAGTTACATGTTATCTAATATGAATAAAAAAGTATTAATTATAGATTTAAACCCCCAAAATAGTGTTACTCGTTATTTTATGGATAAAGTGTTTAGTTTAAAAAATATAAACGTATTTTGTTTATTAAAACAAATGGTATGTGATAATGCTGAAAAACATTTTGAAGTTAATGATTTTTTAAGTCAAATAGATAATTATACATATTTACTTCCTTCTCATCCTGATTTATTAGATTTTGAAGGTGAGTCAATTAAATTTAAAGAAGTATTATTAAAATTTTGCTTTAAAGAGTATTTAATAAAAGAAAATTTTGATTATGTGATAATTGATACCGCCCCAAATTCTAATTTTTTATTAAAAAACGCATTGAGTGTTACAGATAATTTTGTTGTTCCTATAGAAGTTGAAAGGTGGTCTATAGAGGGGTTTTCCGAAATAGGAAAAAGAGTAAATAGAATAGAGGAGATTAATAGGAAAAAAATAGATATATCAATAATAAAGAATAGATTCATTAAAAATAGAAATGAAGTAATTCAATTAGATAATCTATTAGAAGAGAAGTATAAAAACTTAATTAAAGGTAAAGTTCACTATACAACTTTACTTCAAAAAGTGATTAATAAAGGTTTAGTTCCAAATAAAAATGAGAATTATTATAAAGAGATAAAAAATGCTTTAAGTAATATATTAAATATACCCAATGTAATATGA